The following coding sequences are from one Triticum aestivum cultivar Chinese Spring chromosome 5A, IWGSC CS RefSeq v2.1, whole genome shotgun sequence window:
- the LOC123108518 gene encoding germin-like protein 8-11, giving the protein MASSSSFLLLAALLALVSWQATASDPSPLQDFCVADMNSPVRVNGFVCKNPMEVNADDFFKAANLDKPRVPNKVGSNVTLINVMQIAGLNTLGISIARIDYAPLGQNPPHTHPRATEILTVLEGTLYVGFVTSNQPAPNKNKFFSKVLNKGDVFVFPVGLIHFQFNPNPHLPAVAIAALSSQNPGAITIANAVFGSDPPISDDVLAKAFQVEKNTIDYLQAQFWENNHY; this is encoded by the exons ATGGCATCCTCCTCTTCCTTTCTCCTCCTTGCTGCACTTCTTGCGTTAGTCTCATGGCAGGCCACTGCTTCTGATCCTAGCCCACTCCAGGACTTTTGTGTCGCCGACATGAATTCACCAG TCCGTGTCAATGGGTTTGTTTGCAAGAACCCGATGGAGGTCAATGCAGATGACTTCTTCAAGGCGGCCAACCTCGACAAGCCTAGGGTGCCCAACAAGGTTGGATCCAACGTCACTTTGATCAACGTCATGCAGATTGCTGGACTGAACACCCTCGGCATATCAATTGCGCGCATCGACTATGCTCCCTTGGGCCAAAACCCACCACATACGCACCCTCGCGCCACTGAGATCCTCACGGTGCTCGAGGGAACACTGTACGTTGGCTTTGTGACATCCAACCAGCCCGCCCCCAACAAAAACAAGTTCTTCTCCAAGGTGCTCAACAAAGGTGATGTGTTTGTCTTCCCCGTGGGGCTCATCCACTTCCAATTCAACCCCAACCCCCACCTGCCTGCTGTTGCAATTGCCGCGCTAAGCAGCCAGAACCCAGGGGCTATCACAATTGCCAATGCAGTGTTTGGGTCAGACCCACCAATATCAGATGATGTTCTTGCCAAGGCATTTCAGGTGGAAAAGAACACAATAGACTATCTCCAGGCTCAGTTCTGGGAGAACAACCACTACTAA
- the LOC123108519 gene encoding germin-like protein 8-5 has protein sequence MASSSSILLFAALLALVSWQATASDPSPLQDFCVADLHSPVRVNGFVCKNPMEVNADDFFKAANLDKPRVTNKVGSNVTLINVMQIAGLNTLGISIARIDYAPLGQNPPHTHPRATEILTVLEGTLYVGFVTSNQPAPNRNKFLSKMLNKGDVFVFPVGLIHFQFNPNPHQPAIAIAALSSQNPGAITIANAVFGSDPPISYDVLAKAFQVEKNTIDYLQAQFWENNHN, from the exons ATGGCATCATCCTCTTCCATCCTTCTCtttgctgctcttcttgcactGGTCTCATGGCAGGCCACTGCCTCTGATCCTAGCCCACTCCAGGACTTTTGCGTCGCCGACCTGCATTCACCAG TGCGTGTCAATGGGTTTGTTTGCAAGAACCCGATGGAAGTTAACGCAGACGACTTCTTCAAGGCAGCCAACCTCGACAAGCCTAGGGTGACCAACAAGGTTGGGTCCAACGTCACTTTGATCAACGTCATGCAGATTGCTGGACTCAACACCCTCGGCATCTCAATTGCGCGCATCGACTATGCTCCCTTGGGTCAGAACCCACCACATACGCACCCTCGCGCCACTGAGATCCTCACGGTGCTCGAGGGGACACTATATGTTGGCTTTGTCACATCCAACCAGCCCGCCCCCAACAGAAACAAGTTCCTTTCCAAGATGCTCAACAAAGGTGATGTGTTTGTCTTCCCCGTGGGGCTCATCCACTTCCAATTCAACCCCAACCCCCACCAGCCCGCTATTGCAATTGCCGCGCTCAGCAGCCAGAACCCAGGGGCTATCACAATTGCCAATGCAGTGTTTGGGTCGGACCCACCAATATCATATGATGTTCTTGCCAAGGCATTTCAGGTGGAAAAGAATACAATAGACTATCTCCAGGCTCAATTTTGGGAGAACAACCACAACTAA
- the LOC123108521 gene encoding germin-like protein 8-11, with protein sequence MASSSSFLLLAVLLALVSWQATASDPSPLQDFCVADMNSPVRVNGFVCKNPMEVNVDDFFKAATLDKPRVTNKVGSNVTLINVMQIAGLNTLGISIARIDYAPLGQNPPHTHPRATEILTVLEGTLYVGFVTSNQPAPNRNKFLSKVLNKGDVFVFPVGLIHFQFNPNHHKPAVAIAALSSQNPGAITIANAVFGSDPQISDDVLAKAFQVEKNTVDWLQAQFWENNHN encoded by the exons ATGGCAtcctcctcttccttccttctcctcgcTGTTCTTCTTGCCTTGGTCTCATGGCAGGCCACTGCCTCCGATCCTAGCCCCCTCCAGGACTTTTGTGTCGCCGACATGAATTCACCAG TACGTGTCAATGGGTTTGTTTGCAAGAACCCAATGGAGGTTAACGTTGATGACTTCTTCAAGGCAGCCACCCTCGACAAGCCTAGGGTGACCAACAAGGTTGGATCCAACGTCACTTTGATCAACGTCATGCAGATTGCTGGACTCAACACCCTCGGCATCTCAATTGCGCGCATTGACTATGCTCCCTTGGGTCAGAACCCACCACATACGCACCCTCGCGCCACTGAGATCCTCACGGTGCTCGAGGGGACATTGTATGTTGGCTTTGTTACATCCAACCAGCCCGCCCCAAACAGAAACAAGTTCCTCTCGAAGGTGCTCAACAAAGGTGATGTGTTCGTCTTCCCCGTGGGGCTCATCCACTTCCAATTCAACCCCAACCACCACAAGCCTGCCGTTGCAATTGCCGCGCTTAGCAGCCAGAACCCAGGGGCTATCACAATTGCCAATGCGGTGTTTGGGTCAGACCCACAAATATCCGATGATGTTCTTGCCAAGGCGTTTCAGGTGGAAAAGAATACAGTAGACTGGCTTCAGGCCCAGTTCTGGGAGAACAACCACAACTAA
- the LOC123108520 gene encoding germin-like protein 8-5 yields the protein MASSPSFLLLAALLALVSWQAVASDPGPLQDFCVADMQSPVRVNGFVCKNPMEVNADDFFKAAALDKPRVTNKVGSNVTLINVMQIAGLNTLGISIARIDYAPLGQNPPHTHPRATEILTVLEGTLYVGFVTSNLPAPARNKFFSKVLNKGDVFVFPVGLIHFQFNPNPHQPAVAIAALSSQNPGAITIANAVFGSDPPISDDVLAKAFQVEKNTIDWLQAQFWENNHN from the exons ATGGCATCctccccttctttccttctcctcgCTGCTCTTCTTGCCTTGGTCTCATGGCAGGCCGTTGCATCCGATCCTGGCCCGCTCCAGGACTTTTGTGTCGCCGACATGCAATCACCAG TGCGTGTCAATGGATTTGTTTGCAAGAACCCGATGGAGGTCAATGCTGATGATTTCTTCAAGGCAGCCGCCCTCGACAAGCCTAGGGTGACCAACAAGGTTGGCTCCAACGTCACCTTGATCAATGTCATGCAGATTGCCGGACTCAACACCCTCGGCATCTCAATTGCGCGCATCGACTATGCTCCCTTGGGCCAGAACCCACCACATACGCACCCCCGCGCCACTGAGATCCTCACAGTGCTCGAGGGGACACTATACGTTGGCTTTGTCACATCCAACCTGCCCGCCCCAGCCAGAAACAAGTTCTTCTCGAAGGTGCTCAACAAAGGTGATGTGTTTGTCTTCCCCGTGGGGCTCATCCACTTCCAATTCAACCCCAACCCCCATCAGCCCGCCGTTGCAATTGCCGCGCTCAGCAGCCAGAACCCAGGGGCTATCACAATTGCCAATGCAGTGTTTGGGTCAGACCCACCAATATCCGATGATGTTCTTGCCAAGGCGTTTCAGGTGGAAAAGAATACAATAGACTGGCTCCAGGCTCAGTTCTGGGAGAACAACCACAACTAA